The window ACGTTTATAGTCAGACTCTGAACTGCTGGGTTCCAGTGTCCACGCGTGTTTCTCTCAAGAGCTGGGAAGACTATTGGCATTATCACTTTATGGTTCTGTGTGATTAGGTTTCTTATGTGATCATTGTTCCATAGAAACAATGCTCTTTCAGCGACCTGTGTTAAAAACAGAACTACAATTTCATATAggtaaaccaaaaaccaaaaagaccTGTGTGATAAACCAAAAAGACTCGAACCTGAAAATGTGAACTGTTGAGACATCGAGCAATTTGTCGAAATAAAGGGACCATACAGCGCTGAAACTCAGCAGCTTGAGTTGCTTCCAAGACTTCTTCTAATTCTCCAAGAAACAAAACTTCCTTTGAGCTGTTAGTCACAGGCCAATATTTTAGAAGGCCTCTAATAACGGTATCAGCGAGCTTGATGTCCTTCTCTACAAACTGAACTATACAATAAGAAAGCTGTTGGTGATAGACCGATGAACATTTAGGCTTGTGCAGAGGTATCAAAGCTCGCAAAAGGAAGAGCTTGTGCTCTTCTTTTAAAGGCAAAGCAAAACCATTAATTATACTTCCAAGAATCTCTAGCAACTCTGCAATACCATTATGCTTTTCAGTCTCGGATATGAGTCTGTAGAAGATATTGTTAATAGACTTTCTGATATAAGGTCGATGCACCATGAACTTCCCATACACCCGATGCAGAATGGTTTTTAAATATTCCCTCTCTCTTTGATCCTCGGAATCAAACAAGTCCAACAGCTTCAAGACAAAGGAATGGTCAATATATCTCTTTGCAAGCTTTGCGTCTGTCATGGGAGAAGCCACGAATCTAAGCAGAATCTCATACACAACTTGAATATGAGGCCAAGCTGGTTCCATCGAAGGCTCCTCGTCATCCATATCATGCATTTCAAGAATTTTACTCTCGTGATTCGCAGAAGGAAACGTTCTAAACAGATTCACCGCTACCATCTTTGTGAGTTCTTGCATCGCAACATCATTAAACTTCACACCAACCGATGCAATATAGTCAACGAGCTCGAGCAATGTCTGCCGtttaatctctttctctttaagGTTCTTTGAAGGATCACTAAAATCAAAGACAACACAGCACATACTCAACTTCCCGATAAAGAGATTCGGTTTCTCAGACATGGGAACATCTCTAAAGCTAGGCAAAGACTCATAAACCCCGCTAACAGCATCTCCTCCCAATGGTTTCTTCCCTTGATTAGCCTTGTTAGAGCTCAATGAGGTAGGAGCAAGAGTTCCATTAGCTACACGTGAACCAGAAGCTGACGTTTTTGAAGGAGGTTTCGAGACAgtactagtactactactactggaATTGGGAGCATAGTAAGAGTTAACCCCTCCTTCACCATTAGACTCATTTTGCAAAGATTTCGAAGGCTTTCTAGGCAATTTCCCAAATATCTGTTTGATCATATTTGGCACAAACCCTTAACAATACTCACTCCTAACAAGCTCTGACTAAGTCAAAGTCTCGCACTTTATTCTCTAAACACATAACCAGATTCGCTTCTGAATGaaaatgaacaaaagaaaaaacctaattttcaGTACATCGAACAAGCCTCAACCCTGAACCCAAAATTACACGACGACGGAATAAACCATATCAGAGATACAGATCAAGCAAATGAATCTGAAGAGATAAAAGAAACGaattaagaagagaagagctTACATTTTTGCAGATGAGTTAACAAAGGAGAGATCTACACAACCccagaaagtaaaaaaaaaaaaagatacaagcTTTGGTTCGCAATCTTTGGGGATAAAGCCTGGAATAACAAAAGACCGCTCCTTTCTCACCCAAATTGagcgagagagaggagaaaggtaagaggaaaaaaaaaacccccaaaagaaaaagaaaaggtaagaaaaaagagatgagATTTTAAAAAGGTTGTAATAACGAACAAATATAGAAGAGAGATAGTAATCGTTACTTCTCTTCCCTTATCCTTGTCtgtatctctctatctctccacGGATTTTACACTGTAACACTTATCTCTGAATCGAACAAACCTGAATAACAACACATCcagatattttcttctttttttatggtttcttttgtttttcagaacagaaaaaaaaaaaatcaacaaagatgGGACACGCACGGTTTGACAGAATGGGCAGGTGAGTCAAAAGAACAACCCCCAAAAAGTAAACGTTTTATGTCTATGGTCGTCAACTAGTATGTGGTCAATTCGTTAAGTTGCACCATTCTCATTTTATACATACATTCAGCAAATTATTCAAGTCAAAAGATTTGGGTCAAAGACTTCAAGAATTAGCTAAAAGACAaccacaaaaaagaaaaaaacaaatgtttcaaTGATATTTAACCAAATGTAATAAAAGTCGTTTCTTTTTTTACGTTAGACCAAAAAAGCTAGAGATTTTGGATGAGGACAGAGTTGGCGATGCCAGCTTTCTCAATGGATAATTGGTATTCTTCCGAACCATCTGGTCTAGAAGCGTCTATGAAGCCTCGGATGGTGATGGTGAGGCGGCTAAAGCTTGTGACTCAGACTCTCAGTAAAGACAGATTCTGATCCTGCAAGAGCTGTATTCTGTTCCTGTTTGATATAAGATACAAGAACAAGAGGTTTCACTTTACTGTACTACCTAATTTGAATCAAAACATTAGAGAGAGAGGGAATGAAATTAATTTACAttgaagtcttcttcttcacgccTGATGAGTTCGACTTGAACACGAACTGGATCGAGTAGACGTGGGGACTCCAACCTTGTTATCCTCTGGCATCATCGACATGGAACATTTATGTTATCATAGTGAATCAACAAAGTACAGAGAAAGACTGAAATGGCATGAAGGTTTTGAATTAGTAACCTCAAGAAAGGCTGCATTATCAGGGTCATCCAAACTCTTTAACGGACTATCATCCACAGTGAAACCGTTCTTCCATATAGTTACAATGTACATGAACACTTCATATGGCTcgtcttgttgttgttcttcttgaaCCTCAGCTGAAACCGTTTCTTCAGACATCAATCTTGGTGACTGCTCAGGTCTTTCTATAGCTGATTCCTTAGCTCTGTCGAAAATCGCATCAGGACATCTTTAGCATCCCACTAAAGCTACCACATACattcaaaaacctttttttttctaaacacaAGACTACTAAGCAAGATTGATGCCTTGTGACTTGCAAAAACCATCAACATACTAATCCAATTCACAAGATCCTTGCAGTATCATGGATTTGTGAATAGCACAATTCTTCAGTGTTTAGATTAAAAAAGGATTCGTCTCCTTCAGAAAAGCACATTGTTCATGTCAATAACCTCATTGATGGTGAGGCAGCTAAAGCTGGTGGCGCAGTTGAAGCAGAGTCTGATCCCGCTAGAGTTCCTCCGGCTTGTGATTCCTTCTGTTAAGATATGAGAACAAGAGCTTCTCATTTGGATCAGagaagtaagaaagaaaaaaaaacattacagaaAGGGAAGGAGACATATACAGTGAAATTTTCTTCTTCACGCCTAATGAGTTTGAATTGACCACGGACTTGACCGAGTTCACGTGGAGACTCCAACCTTGATATGGCCTAGCATTGACATGGAACATAACGTTAACCAAAGTGAAACAACTATAGAGAAAGAACAATACCTTTGTAATCAATCATACTTAACCTGAAGAAAGGTTGCATTTTCTGGATCATCCAACGTCTTTAACGAACTATCATCGACGGTGAAACCGTTTCTCCAGCTTGTTACAATGTGCGTGACCACTTCTTGAGGCTCTTCTTCAAACTCATCTGATACAGTTTCTCCAGACATTGATCTTGATGACTCCTCAGATCTTTCTATATACCTGTTAAAAATCACATGAACATCTTTAACCATTCTGATGGATCTTGCACAAGCACATCACTAAAACATTAATCTAAACCAAGCTCTGTTTACAAAACAGAGGCCAAGTACCCATCAAGATTGAGGAAAACACTAAACCTATTATCTTCTCCGCCGTGGTTCTCCAGCGCTTCATCGGAATCAGTACCAGTTCCGCCGGAAATATCACCGGCGTCTTGACGGCTGTTAACTGTCTGTCTCCCGAATGGATTAGCTGCTGCGCGTTTTGACTGTAGATAAAATCTCGGTGGCGACGGTGATAGTAAACGTAACCGTGAACGCGACGGAGTGTAATCGGAAGAGCCATCAAacggagagaaagaagaaaaagggatATTGATTCGAAGATTCGGAAACGGAGTTAGGTTACGACGGAGGAGCTTTTTATCGTTAGAGTTTGATATATTTGGC is drawn from Camelina sativa cultivar DH55 chromosome 1, Cs, whole genome shotgun sequence and contains these coding sequences:
- the LOC104786698 gene encoding serine/threonine protein phosphatase 2A 59 kDa regulatory subunit B' zeta isoform, with the translated sequence MIKQIFGKLPRKPSKSLQNESNGEGGVNSYYAPNSSSSSTSTVSKPPSKTSASGSRVANGTLAPTSLSSNKANQGKKPLGGDAVSGVYESLPSFRDVPMSEKPNLFIGKLSMCCVVFDFSDPSKNLKEKEIKRQTLLELVDYIASVGVKFNDVAMQELTKMVAVNLFRTFPSANHESKILEMHDMDDEEPSMEPAWPHIQVVYEILLRFVASPMTDAKLAKRYIDHSFVLKLLDLFDSEDQREREYLKTILHRVYGKFMVHRPYIRKSINNIFYRLISETEKHNGIAELLEILGSIINGFALPLKEEHKLFLLRALIPLHKPKCSSVYHQQLSYCIVQFVEKDIKLADTVIRGLLKYWPVTNSSKEVLFLGELEEVLEATQAAEFQRCMVPLFRQIARCLNSSHFQVAERALFLWNNDHIRNLITQNHKVIMPIVFPALERNTRGHWNPAVQSLTINVRKVFCDIDQVLFDECLAKFQVSEENKAEVKAKRERTWQCLEDLATSNTIVTNEAVLVPRFVSSVNLASSSESTG
- the LOC104706211 gene encoding plant UBX domain-containing protein 6-like, coding for MDDNSSETERLISSFVEVTSSSREVAISVLETHQWNLNAAVSSFTKNEVTTAEPNISNSNDKKLLRRNLTPFPNLRINIPFSSFSPFDGSSDYTPSRSRLRLLSPSPPRFYLQSKRAAANPFGRQTVNSRQDAGDISGGTGTDSDEALENHGGEDNRYIERSEESSRSMSGETVSDEFEEEPQEVVTHIVTSWRNGFTVDDSSLKTLDDPENATFLQAISRLESPRELGQVRGQFKLIRREEENFTESQAGGTLAGSDSASTAPPALAASPSMRAKESAIERPEQSPRLMSEETVSAEVQEEQQQDEPYEVFMYIVTIWKNGFTVDDSPLKSLDDPDNAAFLERITRLESPRLLDPVRVQVELIRREEEDFNEQNTALAGSESVFTESLSHKL